AAGACGTCAAGATCACGCTCACGCGATTTGCGGCCCAGCATGTGGGAGACGATTTCAGGATCGATGGCCGACCCGCCGCTGGCTACGCGCATCAGTGAGTCCAAGAATTGCGGGACGTCGACGATGCGGTCTTTGAGCAGGTAGCCGAAACCGGCAGCTCCGTCGAGGAGCGATTCAGATGTCTGAAACATATCGGTGTATTGCGAAACGACGAGAATGGCAGTCTCGGGAAGTTCTGACTGAATGGTCTTTGCCGCTTCAAGGCCTTCACTGTTGTGGGTCGGAGGCATGCGCACATCGACAATCGCGACGTCGGGCCTGTGGGCGCGCGCCTTGCGCAGAAGGTCATCGGCGTCCCCAGCCTGCCCGACCACTTCCATCCCGGCGTCCCGCAGGAGGCTCACAATGCCTTCTCGCAAAAGCACAGAGTCGTCTGCGACGAGCACGCGCAACGGTCGCTTCTTCTTGTTCATCGCTTCAGTGACCCCCCGAGGCCTGACATAAGACTCTCCCGCATACATGCGCCTAATTGTCCCGGAACGATGAGCCGCTTGTGTTCGGCAAACCACCCGCCCGAGGTTCGGTTAACCGAACCATCGTTCACCAGAAAGCCGAACGCATCGACCGCTCCCTAGACCGAAAATGTGCATGCGAAGCTAGCGACCGCATAGCGGGCTTCC
This region of Solirubrobacterales bacterium genomic DNA includes:
- a CDS encoding response regulator transcription factor; this encodes MNKKKRPLRVLVADDSVLLREGIVSLLRDAGMEVVGQAGDADDLLRKARAHRPDVAIVDVRMPPTHNSEGLEAAKTIQSELPETAILVVSQYTDMFQTSESLLDGAAGFGYLLKDRIVDVPQFLDSLMRVASGGSAIDPEIVSHMLGRKSRERDLDVLSDRELEVLALMAEGRTNHAIGEHMTISTRAAEKHVSSIFTKLDLEATPDDHRRVLAVLKYLELQ